The genomic region GTCGTCGCCCGGTTGCTCCGGGCCGAGGGCGTCAGCGAACGGCTCGTGGTGCCCCTGCTCGCCGGCATCGTCGGGGTCATCATCGCGAACGTGAAGTTCGTGCTGCTCGGGCCAGCCGGGGAGAGCCAGTCCATCGCACGCACCGCGGCCCAGTCGATGCCGGGCTCGACGCTGGCCGACATGGCCATCGTCTCGCTCGCCCTCGGCGGCATAGCCGCGCTCGCGCTCGCACAGGACATGGCGAACGACGAGACGGCGGGCCAGCGCCACTTCCTGCTGGTGCTCGGCGCACTCGTCGCGTTCTCGGCCGGTGGCAGCCAGGTCGGCCTGGCGGTCGGCCCACTCGCGCCACTGCTCTCCGAGTTCTCGATTCCGACCGTCGCCCTCCTGCTCGGTGGCGGCCTCGGCCTGCTCGCCGGGTCGTGGACGGGTGCCCCGCGGATGATAAAGGCGCTCTCGCAGGACTACTCCTCGCTCGGGCCGCGCCGGTCCATCGCCGCGCTCATCCCGAGTTTCGCCATCGCCCAGACCGCCATCTTCCTCGGCGTCCCCATCTCGTTCAACGAGATAATCGTCAGCGCCATCGTCGGGTCCGGCTACGCCGCCGGTGGGTCGGGTGTCAGTCGCAAGAAGATGGTCTACACCGTGCTGGCGTGGATCGGCTCGCTGGTGCTCGCGTTCGTCGTGAGCTACCTCGGGTTCCTCGCGGTCGACGCGGTGCTGTAGCGCTATCGCGTTGGGGACGCAACTGCCGACACGACTGCGTCGCATCGACGGACCCACTGCGCTCGTCCTGCTCGTTCGGCGAGACGCACGGCCAGCTGTGGAAACTGTCACTCGGTCAGTTCCACACAGTTTTTTCAATCGGAAGGTAGACTGGTGACACATCGCAGCGGGGGCAACGGGGCATACAATGAAGAATCCAAAGCGAGACGCGCCACAGACGACCAGCGAGTTTCAGGACCAGCTTCGGCGACTCCTTCGCGCGGCCTACGAGAACGACGTCGACATCAAGGGGTCGGTCGACTGTCGAAACGGGCCGTATATGCCGGACTACGAGCTCCAGATCACGGAGATAACGAAACCGGATTAGTGAGCCGGGCGACCGACGCCAACAGCGACGGGCGTGACCCACAGTTGACTATCCATGGCGGTCGTTTATTCCCTTATAGCTGCAATAGTTTCAGACGATGCTCACTGACGTTAGCCCCTGCTGCTGGCAAGCGAAAACAAGAATGGGAACGGAGAGATGACGGTCTCACTCGCACTCGGGGTCGACGTCTCGGCGGTCTTTCCGGGCAAAGAGACGCTTCTCGAACCGAGTCAGACGGGGACGTTCGAACGCATGGTCCCGTTCAGAAGTGGCGGAAAGACCACGCTCTGGGTCTCCGGCCCGTCCCACGACGCGGCCGCAGACGTATTGCTGTCACACCCGGCGGTCACGCACGCAGTCCGCCTCGACGAGGGAGACGAACGGTCGCTGTACGAGCTCGAACTCGCGAGCGACCTGGGCCCCGTCGCCGACGCTATCGACCACACCGGTGCGATGGCCACCCGCGCCGAGGTCATCGACGCGACGATCCGCCTGACGCTGCGCTTCCGGGACCAGGACGAACTGCAGCAGTTCGTCGATTCGCTCGAGGTGGCAGCCGTCCAGTTCGAGGTCACCTGGAAGGGCAACGGGACCGTCACCGGCGACGGTGGCACCGATTCCCTGACCCAGTGC from Haloarchaeobius sp. HME9146 harbors:
- a CDS encoding inorganic phosphate transporter; the encoded protein is MVGAATIATFLVAGLASLFMAWSIGAGSSGSTPFAPAVGANAISVMRAGFFVGILGFAGAVLQGQGVTDAVGKELVLFPAGGGLTALAATVGLLIAGLLVAAGIFTGYPIATAFTVTGAVVGVGLALGGQPAIDKYRVIVTMWVAVPFVGGGVAYVVARLLRAEGVSERLVVPLLAGIVGVIIANVKFVLLGPAGESQSIARTAAQSMPGSTLADMAIVSLALGGIAALALAQDMANDETAGQRHFLLVLGALVAFSAGGSQVGLAVGPLAPLLSEFSIPTVALLLGGGLGLLAGSWTGAPRMIKALSQDYSSLGPRRSIAALIPSFAIAQTAIFLGVPISFNEIIVSAIVGSGYAAGGSGVSRKKMVYTVLAWIGSLVLAFVVSYLGFLAVDAVL
- a CDS encoding helix-turn-helix domain-containing protein, producing MTVSLALGVDVSAVFPGKETLLEPSQTGTFERMVPFRSGGKTTLWVSGPSHDAAADVLLSHPAVTHAVRLDEGDERSLYELELASDLGPVADAIDHTGAMATRAEVIDATIRLTLRFRDQDELQQFVDSLEVAAVQFEVTWKGNGTVTGDGGTDSLTQCQRQTLWLAYERGYFNIPRDTSLSELADELGVSSQAVSERLRRAMGSYLGTTMLTE